The following coding sequences lie in one Silvanigrella aquatica genomic window:
- the eat gene encoding ethanolamine permease, giving the protein MVPLLTSKLNPVLGTFQLWGIAVGLVISGEYFGWSYGWGSAGTLGFLITTLIISVMYFTFIFSFTELTTAIPHAGGPLAYAKRAFGTYGGFIAGFATLVEFLFAPPAIALAIGSYLSVQFPEFNVKWIATFCYFIFMALNILGVSIAATFELCVTLLAIFELFIFMGVVSPSFSLSNFMRNGWAGQDHFSLSALGGIFAAIPFAIWFFLAIEGAAMAAEEVKNPKRTIPIAYISGIFTLIILALGVMIFAGSVGDWRTLSNINDPLPKAMQIVVGNQSGWLHMLVWLGLFGLIASFHGIIMGYSRQIFALAREGFLPSFLAKIHPTFKTPYLAILSGGIFGIAVIFSDEFIVISGQALSANIVVMSVFGAIVMYIISMLSLFQLRKKEPHLQRPYQTPFYPYFPIIALILSFISLCSLIYFHLLLSLIFLGLFVLCGICVIVLSTIQKNKKNKVEIAI; this is encoded by the coding sequence ATGGTTCCATTATTAACTTCTAAATTAAACCCTGTGCTAGGGACATTTCAGCTCTGGGGAATTGCTGTGGGCTTAGTTATTTCTGGAGAATATTTTGGTTGGAGTTATGGTTGGGGTAGTGCAGGTACATTAGGGTTTTTAATTACGACATTAATAATTTCAGTTATGTACTTTACCTTCATTTTTAGTTTTACGGAGCTAACGACAGCCATACCCCATGCCGGAGGGCCTTTGGCTTATGCAAAAAGAGCTTTTGGGACTTATGGGGGATTTATTGCTGGTTTTGCTACTCTTGTTGAGTTTTTATTTGCACCACCGGCAATCGCGTTAGCAATTGGTTCTTATTTAAGTGTTCAATTTCCAGAATTCAATGTGAAGTGGATAGCCACATTTTGTTACTTTATATTTATGGCATTAAATATTTTAGGGGTTAGTATTGCAGCAACGTTTGAATTGTGTGTTACATTATTAGCTATTTTTGAATTATTTATTTTTATGGGAGTTGTTTCGCCTAGTTTTTCATTATCTAATTTCATGCGAAATGGTTGGGCAGGGCAAGATCATTTTAGCTTATCTGCTTTGGGAGGAATTTTTGCGGCCATTCCCTTTGCCATTTGGTTTTTTCTTGCCATTGAAGGAGCTGCTATGGCGGCAGAAGAAGTTAAAAATCCAAAGAGAACAATTCCCATTGCTTATATTTCAGGAATTTTCACATTAATTATTCTTGCCCTTGGCGTTATGATTTTTGCAGGAAGTGTGGGCGATTGGAGGACTCTATCAAATATAAATGATCCCCTTCCCAAAGCTATGCAAATTGTTGTGGGAAATCAAAGTGGTTGGTTGCATATGTTGGTCTGGCTCGGATTATTTGGTCTTATTGCTTCTTTTCATGGAATTATTATGGGATATTCTAGGCAAATATTCGCTTTAGCAAGAGAAGGTTTTTTACCTTCTTTTTTAGCAAAAATTCATCCTACATTTAAAACTCCTTATTTGGCTATTTTATCGGGAGGGATATTTGGAATAGCTGTTATTTTTAGTGATGAATTTATTGTTATTAGTGGGCAAGCGCTAAGCGCAAATATTGTTGTTATGTCGGTTTTTGGTGCCATTGTTATGTATATTATTTCTATGCTTTCTTTATTTCAATTGAGAAAAAAAGAACCTCACTTACAAAGGCCTTATCAAACACCCTTTTATCCTTATTTTCCTATTATCGCACTTATTTTATCTTTTATAAGTTTATGTTCACTTATTTACTTTCACTTATTGCTAAGCCTTATTTTTTTAGGGTTATTTGTTTTATGTGGAATATGTGTCATTGTATTAAGTACAATACAAAAAAACAAAAAAAATAAGGTTGAAATAGCTATTTAA
- a CDS encoding APC family permease: MQLKRNISKTSLLFLSIGSIVGSGWLFGSFYTAKLAGPAGIFAWIIGGLCVAIIALTLAELSTMLPLSGGSTAYTHISHGKMTGSIFSWITWLWTVVVAPIEVLAIFQYASTYIPNISEKVGNTETLTGKGLLLATALMAVLSIINMIGVKIMAESNKFVVIWKLIIPIGAAYLLLTTQIHPTNLTDSGFAPFGFSGILSSIASGGVSFSFFGFQTAIFLAGEAKNPQKSIPFALFGSLFACMVLYTILQLGFILAIEPSAIKNGWDQISFSGDAGPLAGIFIALGFTFMVKVLYFDAIISPLGTAVGFIASSSRILYSISLQGDAPKIISKVNRFSIPWIAIFTNFVVGMLLFLPFSGWQSMIAFLSAAIILTLASGPLCLPIFRNHLSHLERPFKLPYANVISFIAFYICNLMLQWTGWCTVWKLEFAALIGIIIFSFSHLRNKKTNHEKLHFKSFIWLILYLIISGVISYLGTYGGGKAIISMQMEFIIIAITSLFIFILAQKSALSKKESLEIYNKIIDHHKSNSK; encoded by the coding sequence ATGCAATTGAAACGCAACATTTCCAAAACCAGTCTTCTCTTTTTATCCATTGGCTCCATAGTCGGATCGGGATGGCTATTTGGCTCTTTTTATACCGCAAAACTAGCAGGTCCTGCAGGAATTTTTGCATGGATAATAGGAGGATTGTGCGTCGCGATCATTGCCCTGACTCTAGCAGAATTGTCCACGATGTTACCTTTAAGTGGAGGTTCTACAGCTTATACACATATAAGTCATGGAAAAATGACAGGTTCCATTTTCTCTTGGATCACATGGCTGTGGACTGTTGTCGTTGCTCCCATCGAGGTTCTTGCCATATTTCAATATGCTTCAACCTATATCCCCAACATCTCTGAAAAGGTGGGCAACACAGAAACTCTCACAGGAAAAGGCCTCTTACTTGCCACAGCACTTATGGCAGTACTTTCTATTATCAATATGATTGGCGTTAAGATTATGGCGGAATCCAATAAATTTGTAGTCATTTGGAAACTCATTATCCCTATTGGAGCTGCTTATCTTCTCTTAACAACTCAAATTCATCCCACGAATTTAACCGACTCTGGTTTTGCTCCCTTTGGATTTTCTGGAATTCTTTCATCAATTGCATCTGGTGGAGTAAGTTTTTCCTTTTTTGGATTTCAAACCGCTATTTTCTTAGCAGGAGAAGCAAAAAATCCACAAAAATCAATCCCATTTGCCTTATTCGGCTCTCTTTTTGCATGTATGGTGCTGTATACTATATTACAACTTGGATTTATTCTTGCCATAGAACCTTCTGCTATTAAAAATGGCTGGGATCAAATTAGTTTTTCGGGAGATGCGGGGCCTCTTGCGGGAATTTTTATAGCTCTGGGATTCACATTTATGGTCAAAGTTTTATATTTTGATGCCATAATTTCTCCACTTGGTACTGCTGTTGGATTTATAGCATCTTCCTCACGCATTTTATACTCCATAAGTTTACAGGGTGATGCACCTAAAATCATTTCTAAGGTAAACCGCTTTTCTATTCCTTGGATTGCTATTTTTACAAACTTTGTCGTTGGCATGCTGCTATTTTTACCATTTTCGGGGTGGCAATCCATGATTGCTTTTTTATCTGCTGCTATCATTTTAACCTTAGCGAGCGGTCCTCTTTGTTTACCTATTTTTAGAAATCATCTTTCTCATTTAGAAAGACCTTTTAAACTGCCTTACGCAAATGTGATTTCTTTTATTGCCTTCTATATATGCAATCTCATGCTGCAATGGACTGGTTGGTGCACCGTATGGAAACTTGAGTTCGCTGCTTTAATTGGAATTATTATTTTTTCATTCTCTCATTTGAGAAATAAAAAAACAAATCATGAAAAATTACATTTTAAATCTTTTATTTGGTTGATTTTATATCTCATCATTTCAGGTGTTATTTCCTATTTAGGTACTTATGGCGGAGGTAAAGCAATTATAAGTATGCAAATGGAATTTATTATTATTGCTATAACGAGTCTTTTCATATTTATTTTAGCTCAAAAAAGCGCTTTAAGTAAAAAAGAATCACTTGAAATTTATAATAAAATAATAGATCATCATAAAAGTAATTCTAAATAG
- a CDS encoding RluA family pseudouridine synthase produces MLKSKSAKITASYNGERFDIAAAALFEDLSRKKIKAIIDAGGAYINKKRIVVAKTLVKIGDKIEVFWEEKSENSESQIAKSAFHLKNTIGTFIDDKTLIFENNDFFVVNKPAGISSQATLSSSKDTILHALSVYDSKTFDLKKMFLVHRLDKDTSGLMIIAKNKETQNKFEEIFRDKKINKSYDALCFNIPKNLEGEIKFSIAKDNSRKNSYFAITNPNSKMKDAKSAETNFVVQKIYKSSNISFIRCNPKTGRTHQIRVHLSAIGCPLLGDKTYSQNIYGHKYAQIALRHMLHAINLSFEFNGENFDFTAPLPEDFERIIKILESTQ; encoded by the coding sequence ATGCTAAAATCCAAGAGCGCAAAAATTACAGCATCGTATAATGGAGAGCGATTTGATATTGCGGCAGCTGCACTTTTCGAAGATTTAAGTCGTAAGAAAATCAAAGCCATAATTGACGCTGGTGGAGCATATATTAACAAAAAAAGAATAGTTGTTGCTAAGACATTGGTGAAAATTGGTGATAAAATAGAAGTATTTTGGGAAGAAAAGAGCGAAAACTCGGAATCTCAAATTGCTAAAAGTGCCTTTCATTTAAAAAATACAATTGGTACTTTTATAGATGATAAAACACTTATTTTTGAAAATAATGATTTTTTTGTTGTCAATAAACCTGCAGGCATATCTTCCCAGGCAACTCTTTCTTCTAGCAAAGATACTATTTTACATGCTCTCTCTGTTTATGACTCAAAAACATTTGATTTGAAAAAAATGTTTTTAGTACATCGCTTAGATAAAGACACTTCTGGTTTAATGATTATTGCTAAAAATAAAGAAACTCAAAATAAATTTGAAGAAATTTTTAGAGATAAAAAAATAAATAAATCTTATGATGCGCTTTGTTTTAACATACCCAAAAATTTAGAAGGTGAAATTAAATTTTCTATTGCAAAAGATAATTCAAGAAAAAATAGCTATTTTGCTATAACAAATCCAAATTCAAAAATGAAAGATGCGAAATCGGCAGAAACAAATTTTGTAGTTCAAAAAATATATAAAAGTAGTAATATTTCTTTCATTAGATGTAATCCAAAAACAGGAAGAACTCATCAAATTAGAGTTCATTTATCTGCAATAGGTTGCCCTTTATTAGGAGACAAAACCTATTCACAAAACATTTATGGACATAAATATGCACAAATTGCGCTAAGACATATGCTTCATGCTATTAACTTGAGTTTTGAATTTAATGGTGAAAATTTTGATTTTACAGCTCCATTACCAGAAGATTTTGAACGTATAATAAAAATTTTAGAATCTACTCAATAA
- the icd gene encoding isocitrate dehydrogenase (NADP(+)) → MAYKLITVPQGGSHIKADANGKVEVPDNPIIPYIEGDGTGPDIWKASQMVFDAAVQKAYGGKKKIHWMEVPAGEKSFNSNGNWLPDETIDAIKEYRVAIKGPLTTPVGGGIRSLNVALRQILDLYQCVRPVRWYTNVPSPVKEPQKVNMCIFRENTEDIYAGIEFKAGSDEQKKLREFLANTLGKKVREDSGLGIKPISEFGSKRLVRAAINYAIKNKCKSVTIVHKGNIMKFTEGAFRDWGYEVAKTEFRNECVTWEECNGNVPAGKILIKDAIADNMFQQALLRPDEYEVLACTNLNGDYLSDALAAQVGGLGIAPGANIGDGYALFEATHGTAPKYAGQDKVNPGSVILSGNMMFEYLGWNEVVTLIEKAFEKTLAQKVVTYDFARQLPGAKEVKCSEFAKAIISNM, encoded by the coding sequence ATGGCTTATAAGCTCATCACTGTCCCACAAGGCGGTTCTCATATTAAAGCAGATGCAAACGGAAAAGTTGAAGTTCCTGATAATCCGATAATTCCTTATATTGAGGGCGATGGAACGGGACCCGATATTTGGAAAGCATCTCAAATGGTTTTTGATGCTGCTGTTCAAAAAGCTTATGGTGGTAAAAAGAAAATCCATTGGATGGAAGTTCCTGCCGGAGAAAAATCATTTAATTCCAATGGAAATTGGCTTCCTGATGAAACAATTGATGCTATAAAAGAATATCGTGTTGCTATAAAAGGCCCTTTAACCACTCCTGTCGGTGGCGGTATTCGAAGTTTAAATGTAGCTCTTCGTCAAATTCTCGATCTCTACCAATGCGTGCGTCCTGTGCGTTGGTACACCAATGTGCCTTCTCCTGTTAAAGAACCACAAAAAGTAAATATGTGTATTTTCCGTGAGAATACCGAAGATATTTATGCTGGTATTGAATTTAAAGCAGGTTCTGACGAGCAAAAAAAATTACGCGAATTTTTAGCAAATACTTTAGGTAAAAAAGTGCGTGAAGATTCTGGTTTAGGTATTAAACCTATCAGTGAATTTGGTTCAAAACGCCTTGTTCGTGCTGCTATTAATTATGCAATTAAAAATAAATGCAAAAGTGTTACCATTGTGCATAAAGGTAACATTATGAAATTTACAGAAGGTGCATTTCGCGATTGGGGCTATGAAGTTGCTAAAACAGAATTCCGAAATGAATGTGTCACTTGGGAAGAGTGCAATGGCAATGTTCCTGCGGGTAAAATTTTAATTAAAGATGCTATTGCGGACAATATGTTCCAACAAGCTTTATTGCGTCCTGATGAGTATGAAGTTCTTGCGTGTACAAACTTAAATGGCGATTATTTATCTGATGCTCTTGCTGCACAAGTGGGCGGTCTAGGCATCGCTCCTGGAGCAAATATTGGTGATGGCTATGCCCTTTTTGAAGCAACTCATGGAACAGCTCCAAAATATGCAGGTCAAGATAAAGTCAATCCAGGTTCCGTTATATTAAGCGGAAATATGATGTTTGAATATCTCGGTTGGAATGAAGTTGTTACATTAATAGAAAAAGCATTTGAAAAAACTTTGGCACAAAAAGTTGTGACTTATGACTTCGCTCGTCAACTTCCTGGTGCAAAAGAAGTAAAGTGTTCCGAATTTGCAAAGGCAATTATTTCAAATATGTAA
- a CDS encoding YkgJ family cysteine cluster protein produces MEYSTAIQHLIPFVMTKYETHEHAASQKTAEFLASQTSEKLGCTKGCGACCHFPLVPVTAGEAFVLLNRVLAEGTPLEELAKKLFHYVEKYFNFVQSKGRLPFLDRDQKKFLAQLLPCPFFVKENTSQFAGHCGIYGMRPLICEFYNSIDSPKLCEQKLGHRSIEAVIMNGSHIQDNLRDFERKLLGRSTLGHLPLLLAALCTQEGLQCFLEEKHLTDEELKEEFAQEIHDFSLYAEMLNSIGYSLSENDMKALEEAQSEMMRD; encoded by the coding sequence ATGGAGTATTCAACAGCAATTCAGCATTTGATTCCTTTTGTCATGACAAAGTATGAAACTCATGAGCATGCTGCATCTCAAAAAACAGCAGAATTTTTGGCTTCACAGACTTCGGAAAAATTAGGCTGCACAAAAGGCTGTGGTGCCTGTTGTCACTTTCCTTTAGTCCCTGTCACTGCTGGTGAAGCGTTTGTCTTATTAAACAGAGTTCTGGCAGAAGGTACACCTCTAGAAGAACTTGCTAAAAAATTGTTTCACTATGTTGAGAAGTATTTTAATTTTGTGCAAAGTAAGGGTCGGCTGCCTTTTTTAGATCGCGATCAAAAAAAATTCCTCGCCCAGCTGTTACCTTGTCCCTTTTTTGTAAAAGAAAACACATCGCAATTTGCAGGACACTGTGGGATATATGGCATGCGCCCTTTAATTTGTGAATTTTATAATAGTATTGACTCACCTAAACTATGTGAACAAAAATTAGGTCACCGTAGCATTGAGGCCGTCATCATGAATGGCTCACATATTCAAGACAATCTTAGAGATTTCGAACGAAAATTGTTAGGCCGAAGTACATTGGGACATTTGCCTTTATTATTAGCAGCGCTTTGTACTCAAGAAGGCTTGCAATGTTTTTTAGAGGAAAAACATTTGACAGATGAAGAACTTAAAGAAGAATTCGCACAAGAAATTCATGATTTTTCCTTGTATGCCGAGATGCTAAATAGCATTGGATATTCTTTAAGCGAGAATGACATGAAAGCATTAGAAGAAGCTCAATCTGAGATGATGAGAGACTGA